A genome region from Scleropages formosus chromosome 6, fSclFor1.1, whole genome shotgun sequence includes the following:
- the cimip2b gene encoding ciliary microtubule inner protein 2B — protein MIRTDSMEEFPQKFSKVLVTPDPHYIPGYAGYCPQLKYHHGQTYGKLTAQLLSSPEASLSRRLVLQTARAALPDADSEQQQQQEEEETCRSRRGDGRYSGRMIPGYTGFVPKSQNYFSRSYAETCRRALSEFERERRKRLHVAALAAPSPVENKAAPELKSTRHHAPLTSISREPTAYRSLNQWKPLGSPYLMEDSNPNKYFISGFTGYVPKSRFLIGMGYPVTTNKALIQFNSERRRHISNTQLPGKDEAVLPPLVNIYSSDQGLLPSYTGHVPGYKFRYGQTFGQLTQNSLDVRRQTEDNE, from the exons ATGATCCGGACTGACAGTATGGAAGAATTTCCGCAGAAGTTTAGCAAAGTTCTGGTAACTCCAGACCCACACTACATACCTGG CTATGCGGGATACTGCCCCCAGTTGAAGTACCACCACGGACAGACCTACGGTAAACTGACGGCGCAGCTGCTGTCGTCTCCCGAAGCGTCGCTCTCGCGCCGCCTCGTGCTGCAGACGGCGCGCGCCGCACTCCCGGATGCAGacagtgagcagcagcagcagcaggaggaggaggagacgtgCAGGAGTCGCCGTGGTGACGGCAGATATTCAGGGAGGATGATTCCAGGATACACAG GCTTTGTCCCCAAAAGCCAGAACTACTTCTCCCGCAGCTACGCTGAAACTTGCCGGAGGGCTCTGTCCGAGTTTGAGAGAGAGCGCAGGAAGCGGCTGCACGTGGCCGCACTGGCCGCTCCGTCGCCTGTCGAGAACAAGGCCGCGCCGGAGCTCAAA AGCACCAGACATCATGCTCCACTGACTTCCATCTCCAGAGAGCCCACCGCTTACAGATCTCTGAATCAATGGAAGCCACTGGGGTCCCCTTACCTTATGGAGGACAGCAATCCTAACAAGTACTTTATTTCAG GTTTTACAGGCTATGTACCCAAGTCCCGTTTCCTCATTGGTATGGGATACCCGGTCACGACCAACAAAGCACTGATTCAGTTCAACAGTGAGCGGAGAAGGCACATCAGCAACACTCAGCTTCCTGGGAAAGATGAAGCTGTTCTGCCTCCTCTTGTCAACATCTACTCCTCTGACCAGGGTTTGCTACCCTCATACACTGGACATGTGCCAG GATACAAGTTCAGATACGGCCAGACTTTTGGACAGCTTACCCAGAATTCTTTAGATGTGCGAAGGCAGACAGAGGACAACGAATAG